The segment TCATTAAACCAGGAGTAACTAGTTGGGATATCGAAGTATTTGTACGTAATTATATCGAAAGTCATGGCGGAGTCGCTGCCCAAATTGGATTTGAAGGATATGAATATGCGACGTGTATCAGTATCAATGATGAGATCTGTCATGGTTTTCCTCGGAAAAAACCACTTAAAAGTGGCGACTTAGTGAAAGTGGATATGTGTATTGACTTAAAAGGCGGAATCTCTGATTCTTGCTGGGCATATGTGGTGGGTGAATCCACACCTGAAATTGATCGATTGATGGAAGTGACAAAAAAAGCACTATATATCGGCATTGAGCAAGCGCAAGTTGGTAATCGTATTGGGGATATTGGTCATGCGATCCAAACGTACGTCGAAGGAGAAAATCTAGGAATCGTACGAGACTTTGTTGGACATGGAGTAGGACCAACGATCCATGAAGAACCAACTATTCCTCACTATGGTGAACCAGGTAAAGGATTACGTTTAAAAGAAGGTATGGTCATTACGATCGAGCCAATGGTCAATACAGGAACATGGAAAATGAAAATGGACCCAAATGGTTGGACAGCTTATACCAGAGATGGTGGATTATCTTGCCAATATGAACACACATTGGCTATCACCAAAGATGGTCCAAGAATCTTGACTTCTCAAGGTGAAGAAGGAACTTATTAAGTTCTTCTTTCAACGAACAGTTTGCAAACTGTTTAATTAAATGGAGAAAGTTGTGGATGACCTTCTTCTTCAAATAATGGATAAAAGTTGTAGGAAAGCTAGTAACTAAGATAGTAGGGTGGCAATTGGAAAAATATGTCTATTATTTTCTGGTTTGCCACCCTTTTCCTCAGTGTTATTAGCTTTTTTTACAACCTAGATAAACGGTGTTCGAAAAGCTGACCTTCAACATTAAGCTAAAAAATCAAAAAATATGGGGAGCTATTTTCTGATTTTCTATCTTACTGCTCAGGTCAAAGCGCTTTTCTCACAACCTTGAACAGGAGATTACTATGAATATTTTGAATAAAATAAAACAACATAAGAATTTAATGCGTTTTATTGAGACGACGCAAAAGAGGATCGTTGATTCTGAAATGGGAACGACTTCAGTAGTTGTGGCTTATTATTTACTCTTATCTTTGTTTCCATTGATTATTGCGCTTGGAAATATTCTACCGTATCTTCAAATCGATCAAGAAACTGTCTTGACTTATATTCGCCAAGTGATTCCTGA is part of the Enterococcus mundtii genome and harbors:
- the map gene encoding type I methionyl aminopeptidase; protein product: MITLKSAREIEAMAESGALLADVHKNLRDFIKPGVTSWDIEVFVRNYIESHGGVAAQIGFEGYEYATCISINDEICHGFPRKKPLKSGDLVKVDMCIDLKGGISDSCWAYVVGESTPEIDRLMEVTKKALYIGIEQAQVGNRIGDIGHAIQTYVEGENLGIVRDFVGHGVGPTIHEEPTIPHYGEPGKGLRLKEGMVITIEPMVNTGTWKMKMDPNGWTAYTRDGGLSCQYEHTLAITKDGPRILTSQGEEGTY